The Brassica oleracea var. oleracea cultivar TO1000 chromosome C6, BOL, whole genome shotgun sequence genome includes a region encoding these proteins:
- the LOC106299918 gene encoding uncharacterized protein LOC106299918: MKVFHKFRKIFMRLIDLTIPSSSRRKKNGCEGERSEPPKISCSSSYYSSHVPFSEAIADCIEFFNKSSTMSCDAGQELVMSVDVRDCFYV; encoded by the coding sequence ATGAAGGTCTTCCACAAGTTCCGAAAGATTTTCATGAGGCTCATCGACCTCACCATCCCTTCCTCCTCTCGCCGGAAGAAGAACGGTTGTGAGGGAGAGAGGTCTGAGCCGCCAAAGATATCGTGCAGTAGTTCGTACTATTCATCTCACGTACCCTTCAGTGAAGCTATCGCAGACTGCATTGAGTTCTTCAACAAGTCTTCCACTATGTCTTGTGATGCGGGTCAAGAACTGGTCATGTCAGTTGACGTTCGTGACTGTTTTTACGTTTAG